The DNA segment TCGCGGCTGTCATCACCATCCCCGCATCCTTCGACGACGACTACCGGATGCACCGGCCCGACCCGGTCCAGATCCGGATCAACAACCTCAACCTCGACTTCACCAACGACCTGCGCCGATCGCTGCCGGCCGCGATTACCCGCTTTTACTCCAGCCAGCCGGACAACCCGATCATGATCGGCGTAGCCGAGACGGACCTGAGGCCCCACGACGTCGGCTTGGTGCAATTTGAGCTGGTGCCCATCCTGGTGCTGCTCCTTACACTCATGGGGGTCGTCAACGGCGGGCTGGCCATCGCCCGGGAATTCGAAGACCTAACGATCAAAGCGTTGCTTCTCTCGCCGATCAGCCGCGGGACTCTGATCGCGGGCAAGATCCTTGCGTGCTGGG comes from the Arthrobacter methylotrophus genome and includes:
- a CDS encoding ABC transporter permease; the protein is MVTDTVGDRGQPTAADRLLADHLHRRRGNRPQPGGCGSRRQRAAGSAPCVNPRRLGRVPRPARDLGGASGLLDTLQVAAVITIPASFDDDYRMHRPDPVQIRINNLNLDFTNDLRRSLPAAITRFYSSQPDNPIMIGVAETDLRPHDVGLVQFELVPILVLLLTLMGVVNGGLAIAREFEDLTIKALLLSPISRGTLIAGKILACWVTTMLVAAVVLILSAISGFLRPAGGTGCRRWRPPGSSH